From Candidatus Thermoplasmatota archaeon:
TGGAAAACAGCGAGTATTACAACTTCGAGTATCTTTATCTATCCTCGGTTGTATTCAGCTGACCGAAATGTTTATTCTATAAAAACATCAATTACATCTCCATCATTCAATGAAAATTCATCTCTCAAACTTTTGTTTGATATTATCTCCATTACGTTGTCATGCTGACTTTTTTCCGGCATAACCACGACCGCTTTTACCATTCCATTCAATATGCAGTTAAAGCATTTCACCTCCCCGAATTTTTCTCCATTTTTTTTGAAACCGGCGATTTCGATTCCCTTTTTTTCCTTCAATATCTGAAATTT
This genomic window contains:
- a CDS encoding DUF120 domain-containing protein translates to MPYEMLIRGEVASGKGEGRLYIVKDEYAEQFHKVFGFIPFPGTLNLLVIEKDYEKFQILKEKKGIEIAGFKKNGEKFGEVKCFNCILNGMVKAVVVMPEKSQHDNVMEIISNKSLRDEFSLNDGDVIDVFIE